One genomic region from Streptomyces venezuelae encodes:
- a CDS encoding glycoside hydrolase family 35 protein — MSTFAVGDEDFLLDGRPVRLLSGALHYFRVHEAQWEHRLGMLRAMGLDCVETYVPWNLYEPEPGRYGDVEALGRFLDAVQRAGMRAIVRPGPYICAEWENGGLPHWLTGPLGRRVRTLDPEFLAAVDVWFRRLLPQVVERQIDRGGPVILVQVENEYGSYGSDQGYLMWLAELLRACEVSVPLFTSDGPEDHMLTGGSVPGVLATANFGSGAREGFAALRRHRPSGPLMCMEFWCGWFDHWGTEHTVRDAVDAAAALREILECGASVNVYMAHGGTNFGGWAGANRTGELHDGALRATVTSYDYDAPVDEAGRPTEKFWRFREVLAPYAEGPLPEVPEPPARLAAPVRGVLGERAPLDEVLEVLGDEESRAPLPPTFEELGVDRGLVRYRVEVPGPRQPYALGVTGLRDRATVYVDGVPAGTLGTENGEDVTLAGPVAGPAVVDLWVESLGRVNYGPRLAEPKGITGGVRHERQYLHGFRARALRLDAFEAAAVAKVPFGEVTGETGPDAGGPGLYRAVVQVTGPGDADLSLPGGTRGFVWVNGFCLGRYWNAGPQESLFVPGPVLREGANEVWVLELEGGAAPSVELA; from the coding sequence ATGAGCACGTTCGCTGTGGGTGACGAGGACTTTCTGCTCGACGGGCGGCCGGTGCGCCTCCTCTCGGGAGCGCTGCACTACTTCCGCGTGCACGAGGCGCAGTGGGAGCACCGGCTCGGGATGCTGCGGGCGATGGGCCTCGACTGTGTCGAGACGTACGTCCCCTGGAACCTGTACGAGCCGGAGCCCGGCCGGTACGGGGACGTGGAGGCGCTCGGCCGGTTCCTGGACGCGGTGCAGCGGGCCGGGATGCGCGCGATCGTGCGCCCGGGTCCGTACATCTGCGCCGAGTGGGAGAACGGCGGACTGCCGCACTGGCTGACGGGGCCGCTGGGGCGTCGGGTGCGGACCCTCGACCCGGAGTTCCTGGCGGCGGTGGACGTCTGGTTCCGGCGGCTGCTTCCCCAGGTGGTGGAGCGGCAGATCGACCGGGGCGGCCCGGTGATCCTGGTGCAGGTGGAGAACGAGTACGGGAGTTACGGCAGCGACCAGGGCTATCTGATGTGGCTGGCGGAACTGCTGCGCGCGTGCGAGGTGAGCGTGCCGCTCTTCACCTCGGACGGGCCTGAGGACCACATGCTGACGGGTGGTTCGGTGCCGGGGGTGCTCGCGACGGCGAACTTCGGCTCGGGGGCGCGGGAGGGCTTCGCGGCGCTGCGGCGCCATCGGCCGTCGGGGCCGTTGATGTGCATGGAGTTCTGGTGCGGCTGGTTCGACCACTGGGGCACGGAGCACACGGTGCGGGACGCGGTGGACGCGGCGGCGGCGCTGCGGGAGATCCTGGAGTGCGGGGCCTCGGTCAATGTGTACATGGCGCACGGCGGGACCAACTTCGGCGGCTGGGCGGGGGCGAACCGGACCGGTGAGCTGCACGACGGGGCGCTGCGGGCGACGGTGACCTCGTACGACTACGACGCTCCGGTGGACGAGGCGGGGCGGCCGACGGAGAAGTTCTGGCGCTTCCGCGAGGTGCTCGCACCGTACGCCGAGGGGCCGCTGCCCGAGGTGCCCGAGCCGCCGGCGCGGCTCGCGGCCCCGGTGCGGGGCGTCCTCGGTGAACGGGCGCCGCTCGACGAGGTCCTTGAGGTGCTCGGCGACGAGGAGTCGCGGGCGCCGCTGCCGCCGACCTTCGAGGAGCTGGGCGTGGACCGGGGTCTGGTCCGCTACCGGGTGGAGGTCCCGGGGCCCCGGCAGCCGTACGCGCTGGGGGTGACGGGGCTGCGGGACCGGGCGACGGTGTACGTGGACGGGGTCCCGGCGGGAACGCTCGGCACCGAGAACGGCGAGGACGTGACGCTCGCCGGGCCGGTCGCCGGGCCCGCCGTGGTGGACCTGTGGGTGGAGTCGCTGGGGCGGGTCAACTACGGGCCGCGGCTCGCGGAGCCGAAGGGGATCACGGGCGGGGTACGGCACGAGCGGCAGTACCTGCACGGCTTCCGGGCCCGGGCGCTGCGGCTGGACGCCTTCGAGGCGGCGGCGGTGGCGAAGGTGCCGTTCGGGGAGGTGACCGGGGAGACCGGGCCGGACGCCGGGGGTCCCGGTCTGTACCGGGCGGTGGTGCAGGTGACGGGGCCGGGTGACGCGGACCTCTCCCTCCCGGGCGGGACCCGCGGCTTCGTCTGGGTGAACGGCTTCTGCCTGGGCCGGTACTGGAACGCCGGCCCGCAGGAGTCGCTGTTCGTGCCCGGCCCGGTGCTGCGCGAGGGCGCCAACGAGGTGTGGGTCCTGGAGCTGGAGGGCGGGGCGGCGCCCTCGGTCGAGCTGGCCTGA
- a CDS encoding helix-turn-helix transcriptional regulator, whose product MYHTWMRYFTPSPVHHRLGLVCLGVGLQHGTLPTVGPRTLDHHVAVVVSAGSGWYLGADGRRTAVTAPALIWLTPGTPHHYAADSGTGWDEAFVDFSGPATATYTELGYIEPDRPVVPLSDAAPARAAIGRIARAARPGNPLLEVETGAAVHELLVALRRARADTNADGDPVLAALARDAFQPLSVAEHAARHGMTPAELRTAVRRAAGCSPKDYLLTVRLGRAKELLAATELPVAAVARRVGYDDPAYFSRLFTRRVGTAPIRFREQQGRSVHGGWSNRVPDPEHPPTILPRSV is encoded by the coding sequence ATGTACCACACCTGGATGCGCTACTTCACGCCCAGCCCCGTCCACCACCGCCTCGGCCTCGTCTGCCTCGGCGTCGGCCTCCAGCACGGCACCCTCCCCACCGTCGGACCGCGCACCCTCGACCACCACGTCGCCGTCGTCGTCTCCGCCGGCAGCGGCTGGTACCTCGGCGCCGACGGCCGCCGCACCGCCGTCACCGCCCCCGCCCTCATCTGGCTCACCCCCGGCACCCCCCACCACTACGCCGCCGACTCCGGCACCGGCTGGGACGAGGCCTTCGTCGACTTCTCGGGACCCGCCACCGCCACCTACACCGAGCTCGGCTACATCGAACCCGACCGGCCCGTCGTGCCCCTCTCCGACGCCGCCCCCGCCCGCGCCGCCATCGGCCGCATAGCCAGGGCCGCCCGCCCCGGCAACCCCCTCCTGGAGGTCGAGACCGGCGCCGCCGTCCACGAGCTGCTCGTCGCCCTGCGCCGGGCCCGGGCCGACACCAACGCCGACGGCGACCCCGTCCTCGCCGCGCTCGCCCGCGACGCCTTCCAGCCGCTCTCCGTCGCCGAACACGCGGCCCGGCACGGCATGACCCCCGCCGAACTGCGCACCGCCGTCCGCCGCGCCGCCGGCTGCAGCCCCAAGGACTACCTGCTCACCGTCCGCCTCGGCCGCGCCAAGGAGCTCCTCGCCGCCACCGAGCTCCCCGTCGCGGCCGTCGCCCGCCGCGTCGGCTACGACGACCCCGCCTACTTCTCCCGGCTCTTCACCCGCCGGGTCGGCACCGCGCCCATCCGCTTCCGCGAGCAGCAGGGGCGGTCCGTCCACGGCGGCTGGAGCAACCGCGTACCGGATCCCGAACACCCGCCCACGATCCTGCCAAGATCCGTCTAA
- a CDS encoding S1 family peptidase: MKKNRLVSALQKLAAAGAVVLAAVSLQPTTASAAPAPVVGGVRAAQGEFPWMVRLSMGCGGSMLTPQIVLTAAHCVSGSGNNTSITATAGVVDLQSSSAIKVKSTKVLQAPGYNGTGKDWALIKLASPITSVPTLKIAETTAYNSGTFTVAGWGGTREGGAQQRYLRKANVPFVSDASCQASYGSSLVPAEEICAGYEQGGVDTCQGDSGGPMFRKDNAGAWIQVGIVSWGEGCARAGYPGVYTEVSTFAAAIKSAAATL; this comes from the coding sequence GTGAAGAAGAACCGTCTGGTCAGCGCCCTCCAGAAACTCGCGGCCGCCGGCGCCGTCGTCCTGGCCGCCGTCAGCCTCCAGCCCACCACCGCCTCCGCCGCCCCGGCGCCCGTCGTCGGCGGCGTCCGCGCCGCCCAGGGCGAGTTCCCCTGGATGGTCAGGCTCTCGATGGGCTGCGGCGGCTCGATGCTGACCCCGCAGATCGTCCTCACCGCCGCCCACTGTGTGAGCGGCTCCGGCAACAACACCAGCATCACCGCCACCGCCGGAGTCGTGGACCTGCAGAGCAGCAGCGCGATCAAGGTCAAGTCCACCAAGGTCCTCCAGGCCCCCGGCTACAACGGCACGGGCAAGGACTGGGCCCTGATCAAGCTCGCCTCGCCGATCACCTCGGTCCCCACCCTCAAGATCGCCGAGACGACCGCGTACAACAGCGGCACGTTCACCGTGGCCGGCTGGGGTGGCACCCGTGAGGGCGGCGCGCAGCAGCGCTACCTGCGCAAGGCGAACGTCCCGTTCGTCTCGGACGCCTCCTGCCAGGCCTCGTACGGCAGCTCCCTCGTCCCCGCCGAGGAGATCTGCGCCGGGTACGAGCAGGGCGGGGTCGACACCTGCCAGGGTGACTCCGGCGGCCCGATGTTCCGCAAGGACAACGCCGGCGCCTGGATCCAGGTCGGCATCGTGAGCTGGGGCGAGGGCTGCGCGCGGGCCGGCTACCCCGGTGTCTACACGGAGGTCTCGACCTTCGCCGCCGCGATCAAGTCGGCCGCGGCCACGTTGTAA
- a CDS encoding tyrosine-protein phosphatase, with product MPLSRRTLLTTTGAAALFTALPTNAQAHAHPRTPRTAIRQIPLQGAVNVRDLGGYVTYDGGRVRHGLAYRGDHLAKLTDADLATLAGLGLGTVVDLRIPLEVSYDGADRLPAGAVAVARPVTDNGLFGRLTAAIGSRDPVRQEEMLGGGRAAAFMSEVYRTFVTDAANRAAFAQTLRDLGDRRRGPLLLHCTSGKDRTGWTGYLLLTLLGVPTAAARADYLASNTIRAAHDAKVREGLRQGGYMQNPDLIVPLQEVRPEYLDTALDQVRASYGSLLRYVSVGLGLEFRDVLALRERLVLDA from the coding sequence ATGCCCCTGTCCCGACGCACGCTGCTCACCACGACCGGCGCCGCCGCCCTGTTCACGGCGCTGCCGACGAACGCCCAGGCCCACGCGCATCCGCGAACGCCCCGCACCGCCATCCGCCAGATCCCGCTCCAGGGCGCGGTCAACGTCCGCGATCTCGGGGGGTACGTCACCTACGACGGCGGCCGGGTCCGCCACGGCCTCGCCTACCGGGGCGACCACCTCGCGAAGCTCACCGACGCCGATCTCGCCACGCTCGCCGGGCTCGGCCTCGGCACGGTCGTCGACCTGCGGATCCCGCTGGAGGTCTCGTACGACGGCGCCGACCGGCTCCCCGCCGGCGCCGTCGCGGTCGCCCGGCCCGTCACCGACAACGGTCTCTTCGGGCGGCTGACGGCCGCGATCGGCTCCCGCGACCCGGTGCGGCAGGAGGAGATGCTCGGCGGCGGGCGGGCAGCCGCCTTCATGAGCGAGGTGTACCGGACCTTCGTCACCGACGCCGCGAACCGGGCCGCCTTCGCCCAGACCCTGCGGGACCTCGGCGACCGCCGCCGGGGGCCGCTGCTCCTGCACTGCACCTCGGGCAAGGACCGCACCGGCTGGACCGGCTATCTCCTGCTCACCCTGCTGGGCGTGCCGACGGCGGCGGCCCGCGCCGACTACCTCGCCTCGAACACCATCCGCGCCGCCCACGACGCCAAGGTGCGCGAGGGGCTCCGGCAGGGCGGGTACATGCAGAACCCGGACCTGATCGTGCCGCTCCAGGAGGTGCGTCCGGAGTACCTCGACACCGCCCTCGACCAGGTCCGGGCCTCGTACGGAAGCCTGCTCCGTTACGTGTCCGTCGGCCTCGGCCTGGAGTTCCGCGACGTGCTGGCACTGCGGGAACGGCTCGTGCTCGACGCCTGA
- a CDS encoding chorismate mutase: protein MSDSTPPRPVDDSVRAELTRLRESIDNIDAAVVYMLAERFKCTQQVGVLKAEHKLPPADPAREARQIARLRELAESAKLDPAFAEKLLNFVIAEVIRHHETIADGAR, encoded by the coding sequence ATGAGTGACTCCACCCCGCCCCGCCCGGTCGACGACTCCGTACGGGCCGAGCTGACCCGGCTCCGCGAGAGCATCGACAACATCGACGCCGCGGTCGTGTACATGCTCGCCGAGCGCTTCAAGTGCACCCAGCAGGTCGGCGTCCTCAAGGCCGAGCACAAGCTGCCGCCCGCCGACCCCGCCCGCGAGGCCCGCCAGATCGCCCGGCTGCGGGAACTGGCCGAGAGCGCGAAACTGGACCCGGCCTTCGCGGAGAAGCTCCTCAACTTCGTCATCGCCGAGGTCATCCGCCACCACGAGACGATCGCGGACGGAGCACGCTGA
- a CDS encoding ankyrin repeat domain-containing protein yields MSTLFDAIRAGDEDGAVRALRSGADPESREDGETALYRAAVGDEPGIVRVLLAAGADPGRRSGEEESDLPLCGAACGGHAEVVRALLAGGAEADQEEEFGFTALAWALRLGHAETARVLLEHGADPDRPGPDGFLPLVAAARRGSTACVRALLDHGAAAPEAALREARRWIGTDIAAELRRGLVAGNDGGQTYEAVVRRVREDGGVTVVVELLREDGAPTRGDERQTGHAAIATLLEAAIGLRTPHEELAARALRCGDPELDAWTTAVAELAGRADEETFVTAAGWCAYRDPLRRALGARVLGALPGFGASALPVLRRLAAEAVPTAREPLLSTVVALGECGDPAAVPELLAAAGHPEAAVRRAVAGALAGIVPAGHTEALGVLLALSRDGDSRVRDWATLALAELPDDTPLVREGLAERLGDDDPETAAEAARGLAIRQDPRAVDALASALADGDPDGAARETALAALEHVRDPRVRTRLEWTAPRRG; encoded by the coding sequence ATGAGTACGTTGTTCGACGCCATCCGAGCCGGGGACGAGGACGGGGCCGTACGGGCCCTGCGGAGCGGGGCGGACCCCGAGAGCCGGGAGGACGGGGAGACCGCGCTGTACCGGGCGGCCGTCGGAGACGAGCCCGGGATCGTCCGGGTGCTCCTCGCCGCCGGGGCCGATCCGGGGCGCCGCAGCGGGGAGGAGGAGAGCGACCTGCCGCTGTGCGGGGCGGCCTGCGGCGGGCACGCCGAGGTGGTCAGGGCGCTGCTCGCGGGCGGCGCGGAGGCCGACCAGGAGGAGGAGTTCGGCTTCACGGCGCTCGCCTGGGCGCTCCGGCTCGGGCACGCGGAGACGGCGCGGGTGCTCCTGGAGCACGGGGCCGATCCGGACCGGCCGGGGCCCGACGGCTTCCTCCCGCTGGTCGCCGCCGCCCGGCGCGGCTCCACCGCCTGCGTCCGGGCGCTGCTCGACCACGGGGCGGCTGCCCCGGAGGCCGCGCTGCGGGAGGCCCGGCGGTGGATCGGCACGGACATCGCGGCCGAGCTGCGGCGGGGGCTCGTCGCGGGGAACGACGGCGGGCAGACGTACGAGGCGGTCGTCCGCCGGGTGCGGGAGGACGGCGGGGTGACGGTCGTCGTGGAGCTGCTGCGGGAGGACGGCGCGCCCACGCGCGGCGACGAGCGGCAGACCGGTCACGCGGCGATCGCCACGCTCCTGGAGGCGGCGATCGGGCTGCGCACCCCGCACGAGGAGCTCGCGGCGCGGGCGCTGCGCTGCGGGGACCCGGAGCTCGACGCCTGGACGACGGCGGTGGCCGAACTGGCCGGCCGGGCGGACGAGGAGACCTTCGTGACGGCGGCGGGCTGGTGCGCCTACCGCGATCCGCTGCGCCGGGCGCTCGGCGCGCGGGTGCTCGGCGCACTGCCGGGCTTCGGGGCGAGCGCGCTGCCGGTGCTGCGGCGGCTGGCCGCGGAGGCCGTGCCCACGGCGCGGGAGCCCCTGCTGTCCACGGTGGTCGCGCTCGGGGAGTGCGGGGACCCGGCGGCCGTACCGGAGCTGCTCGCGGCGGCCGGGCATCCCGAGGCGGCCGTGCGGCGCGCGGTCGCGGGGGCGCTGGCCGGGATCGTGCCGGCGGGGCACACCGAGGCCCTCGGGGTGCTCCTGGCGCTGAGCCGGGACGGCGACTCCCGGGTGCGGGACTGGGCGACGCTCGCGCTCGCCGAGCTGCCCGACGACACCCCGCTCGTACGGGAGGGGCTTGCGGAGCGGCTCGGCGACGACGATCCGGAGACGGCGGCGGAGGCGGCCCGGGGTCTGGCGATCCGCCAGGACCCGCGGGCCGTGGACGCGCTGGCGTCCGCCCTGGCGGACGGCGACCCGGACGGCGCGGCCCGCGAGACGGCCCTCGCCGCCCTCGAACACGTCCGGGACCCACGGGTCAGGACCCGCCTGGAGTGGACGGCCCCGCGCCGGGGCTGA
- the pepN gene encoding aminopeptidase N — protein MSVLTRDEAQTRAQLLDVHHYRVDLDLTTGDETFHSQSSIRFTARAAGDTFVELKPEILHSATLDGEALDPAALDGNRLPLSLTEGEHELSVTTTMRYSRTGEGMHRFTDPTDGEAYVYTQLFMEDVQRVFAAFDQPDLKAVFELGVTAPEGWTVLSNGITEQQPDGRWQAAPTPLLSTYFVCVAAGPWHSVRTEYAGLPFGIHCRRSLAPHLDADADEILAVTKACYDRYHEKFDEPYPFDSYDQAFVPEFNAGAMENPGLVTFRDEFVFRSAVTVTERQTRAMVIAHEMAHMWFGDLVTLRWWDDIWLNESFAEYMGFQTVNEACADLFPDTWVDFGVTRKAWGYEADQRPSTHPVAPDPEAVPDTASALLNFDGISYAKGASALRQLVAWLGEKDFLAGINIHFKRHRFGNATLADFIDNLAAATDRDVHGWAEQWLRTTGVDTLTPRLDGEGTRWRLTVDRDGSRPHRIEAGVYDRRPDGELTLRERLALDVPQAAPAELTGPRPALVTLNDGDLTYAKLRFDEVSAETVLRGLSAVPDPLTRAVIWNALRDMVRDGDLAPAEYLRTALAHLPEETELSLVQGVLSFARTQIADRYVAEDERPAALATIGEIARALLRRTEDGEAPGLRLTAVRTFVDSAATPEKIASWLEEGTVHGGPELDPELRWRILARLAVLGATDETVIAAELERDPSATGQEGAARCRAALPTPEAKAAAWSALFDTDDLSNYLFTATAVGFWQPEQTELVREYVPRFYPAATALGARRGPAMAEAAGRYAFPSYAIDAESLALGDRHLAEDEMIPALHRKLADQLDDLRRALRARGA, from the coding sequence ATGTCCGTACTGACGCGCGACGAAGCGCAGACCCGTGCCCAGCTCCTCGACGTCCACCACTACCGCGTGGACCTCGACCTCACCACCGGCGACGAGACCTTCCACTCGCAGAGCAGCATCCGCTTCACGGCCCGCGCCGCGGGGGACACCTTCGTCGAACTCAAGCCCGAGATCCTGCACTCCGCCACCCTCGACGGAGAGGCCCTCGACCCCGCCGCCCTCGACGGCAACCGGCTCCCGCTGAGCCTCACCGAGGGCGAGCACGAGCTGAGCGTCACCACGACCATGCGGTACTCCCGCACGGGCGAGGGCATGCACCGCTTCACGGACCCCACCGACGGCGAGGCGTACGTCTACACCCAGCTCTTCATGGAGGACGTCCAGCGCGTCTTCGCCGCCTTCGACCAGCCCGACCTGAAGGCCGTCTTCGAGCTCGGCGTCACCGCCCCCGAGGGCTGGACCGTCCTCTCCAACGGCATCACCGAGCAGCAGCCCGACGGCCGCTGGCAGGCCGCCCCCACCCCGCTGCTCTCCACCTACTTCGTCTGCGTCGCCGCCGGCCCCTGGCACTCGGTCCGCACCGAGTACGCCGGGCTCCCCTTCGGCATCCACTGCCGCCGCTCCCTCGCCCCCCACCTCGACGCCGACGCCGACGAGATCCTCGCCGTCACCAAGGCCTGCTACGACCGCTACCACGAGAAGTTCGACGAGCCGTACCCCTTCGACTCGTACGACCAGGCCTTCGTCCCCGAGTTCAACGCCGGCGCGATGGAGAACCCCGGACTCGTCACCTTCCGCGACGAGTTCGTCTTCCGCTCCGCCGTCACCGTCACCGAGCGCCAGACCCGGGCCATGGTCATCGCCCACGAGATGGCCCACATGTGGTTCGGCGACCTCGTCACCCTGCGCTGGTGGGACGACATCTGGCTGAACGAGTCCTTCGCCGAGTACATGGGCTTCCAGACCGTCAACGAAGCCTGCGCCGACCTCTTCCCCGACACCTGGGTCGACTTCGGCGTCACCCGCAAGGCCTGGGGTTACGAGGCCGACCAGCGGCCCTCCACCCACCCTGTCGCCCCGGACCCCGAGGCCGTCCCCGACACCGCCTCCGCGCTCCTCAACTTCGACGGCATCTCCTACGCCAAGGGCGCCTCCGCCCTCCGCCAGCTCGTCGCCTGGCTCGGCGAGAAGGACTTCCTCGCCGGCATCAACATCCACTTCAAGCGGCACAGGTTCGGCAACGCCACCCTCGCCGACTTCATCGACAACCTCGCCGCCGCCACCGACCGCGACGTCCACGGCTGGGCCGAGCAGTGGCTGCGCACCACGGGCGTCGACACCCTCACCCCCCGCCTCGACGGCGAGGGCACCCGCTGGCGGCTCACCGTCGACCGCGACGGCAGCCGCCCGCACCGCATCGAGGCCGGCGTCTACGACCGGCGGCCCGACGGCGAGCTCACCCTCCGCGAGCGCCTCGCCCTCGACGTCCCGCAGGCCGCCCCCGCCGAACTGACGGGCCCGCGCCCCGCCCTCGTCACCCTCAACGACGGCGACCTCACCTACGCCAAGCTGCGCTTCGACGAGGTCTCCGCGGAGACCGTGCTGCGGGGCCTCTCCGCCGTCCCCGACCCGCTGACCCGCGCCGTGATCTGGAACGCGCTGCGGGACATGGTCCGCGACGGCGACCTCGCCCCCGCCGAGTACCTGCGGACCGCCCTCGCCCACCTCCCCGAGGAGACCGAACTCTCCCTCGTCCAGGGCGTCCTGTCCTTCGCCCGCACCCAGATCGCCGACCGGTACGTCGCCGAGGACGAGCGCCCCGCCGCCCTCGCGACGATCGGCGAGATCGCCCGCGCGCTGCTGCGCCGCACCGAGGACGGCGAGGCCCCGGGCCTGCGCCTCACGGCCGTCCGCACCTTCGTCGACAGCGCCGCCACCCCCGAGAAGATCGCCTCCTGGCTGGAGGAGGGCACCGTCCACGGCGGCCCCGAGCTCGACCCCGAGCTGCGCTGGCGGATCCTCGCCCGCCTCGCCGTCCTCGGCGCCACCGACGAGACGGTGATCGCCGCCGAGCTGGAGCGCGACCCGAGCGCCACCGGCCAGGAGGGCGCGGCCCGCTGCCGGGCCGCCCTCCCGACCCCGGAGGCGAAGGCCGCGGCCTGGTCGGCGCTCTTCGACACGGACGACCTGTCCAACTACCTCTTCACGGCCACGGCCGTGGGCTTCTGGCAGCCCGAACAGACCGAGCTCGTCCGCGAGTACGTGCCCCGCTTCTACCCCGCCGCCACCGCCCTCGGCGCCCGGCGCGGCCCCGCGATGGCCGAGGCCGCCGGCCGGTACGCCTTCCCGTCGTACGCGATCGACGCGGAGTCCCTGGCCCTGGGCGACCGCCACCTCGCCGAGGACGAAATGATCCCGGCCCTCCACCGCAAGCTCGCCGACCAACTCGACGACCTCCGCCGAGCCCTGAGGGCCCGGGGGGCCTGA
- a CDS encoding asparaginase encodes MARVTVFTLGGTISARGGDAARMTGQEVLAELGAPEGVVLRDFRRVPSSSITHEDLAALAEEVRKTVAEGSGVVVVQGTDTLEETAFLLDLLCTTEQPIAVTGAMRRPDLPGADGPANLAAALAVAADPACRNLGVLVVLGDEIHAARLARKTHTTSVTTFASPGAGPIGTVVEGEPRILLRPAVPAAACPLKFDPSVRVALLTLSQGDRGELLEAVDDRFQGLVVAAFGAGHVPAWFVDPLAELARRIPVVLASRTGGGATLSHTYRGPGSEYDLLHHGLIPAGPLDPAKARILLQTLLSSGAAGPAGYDRPRLTAAFAHLNGSGLA; translated from the coding sequence ATGGCACGCGTCACGGTCTTCACCCTCGGCGGCACCATCTCGGCGCGGGGAGGTGACGCGGCCCGCATGACCGGCCAGGAGGTCCTCGCCGAGCTGGGCGCCCCCGAGGGCGTCGTCCTCCGCGACTTCCGGCGCGTCCCCAGCTCCTCGATCACCCACGAGGACCTCGCCGCGCTGGCGGAGGAGGTCCGCAAGACCGTCGCCGAGGGTTCCGGAGTGGTCGTCGTCCAGGGCACCGACACCCTGGAGGAGACCGCCTTCCTCCTCGACCTGCTCTGCACCACCGAGCAGCCGATCGCCGTCACCGGCGCCATGCGCCGCCCCGACCTGCCCGGCGCCGACGGCCCCGCCAACCTCGCCGCCGCGCTCGCCGTCGCCGCCGACCCCGCCTGCCGGAACCTCGGCGTCCTCGTCGTCCTCGGCGACGAGATCCACGCCGCCCGCCTCGCCCGCAAGACCCATACGACCTCGGTCACCACCTTCGCCTCGCCGGGCGCGGGCCCGATCGGCACCGTGGTCGAGGGCGAGCCCCGGATCCTGCTCCGCCCGGCCGTCCCCGCCGCGGCCTGCCCGCTGAAGTTCGACCCGTCGGTACGGGTGGCCCTCCTGACGCTCTCCCAGGGTGACCGGGGCGAACTCCTCGAAGCCGTCGACGACCGCTTCCAGGGCCTCGTCGTCGCCGCTTTCGGCGCCGGCCACGTCCCCGCCTGGTTCGTCGACCCGCTCGCCGAGCTCGCCCGCCGCATCCCGGTCGTCCTCGCCTCCCGCACGGGCGGCGGCGCGACCCTCTCGCACACCTACCGCGGCCCCGGCTCCGAGTACGACCTCCTGCACCACGGACTGATCCCCGCGGGCCCCCTGGACCCCGCCAAGGCCCGGATCCTCCTGCAGACGCTGCTCTCCAGCGGCGCGGCCGGCCCCGCCGGCTACGACCGCCCCCGCCTCACCGCCGCCTTCGCCCACCTGAACGGCTCCGGACTCGCCTGA